In Oryzias melastigma strain HK-1 linkage group LG6, ASM292280v2, whole genome shotgun sequence, the DNA window ccggacaaaaagaaaaaatttgaaACTAAAGTTCACAGAAAAACTCTGGAACCCACCTTTAAtgagacgtttacatttaaggTAAAGTTGagtaaaaatgtccatcaaatAAAAGAGATTTGTTTTAATAGCTTTTATGTGCAGGTACCATACGCCGAGATGGGAGGAAGGACGCTGGTGATGACTGTGTACGACTTTGACCGCTTCTCCAAACATGATGCCATCGGAGCTGTGAAGATACCGATGAGCAGCGTGGACTTCAGCCAGTCTCTGCAGGAGTGGAGAGATCTGCAGAAGGCAGAGAAGGAGGAGGTGGGAGCAGCATGAAAGAGAGAAACATGAAATGAAAGTCCTCTAGATTGTCTTTTATCCTGCAATGTGTTTCTTTGTGATTGAGGGAAAGAAGGTGACAGAACCTAATTTGAAAATCCAGACGCAGTACAGAGTAGTTGCGTTTTTGAAGACCCCCGGGAGGACCAACTCGATCATCCATATTAAACGTTCGTCCAACAACAAACTCATTTTCTGTGCATTAGAGTGAGCGGCTGGGAGACATATGTTTGTCTCTGAGGTATGTGCCGACTGCAGGGAAGCTGACGGTGGTGATTCTGGAGgccaaaaacctgaaaaaaatggatGTGGGGGGACTATCAGGTGAGCccaaatattaaaaagacaATACATTTCCATTACATTTGTCAACATAAACGGACAAACTGCATACTTCTCTTTTCCAGACCCTTACGTGAAGATTCACTTGATGCAGAACGGGAAAAGactcaaaaagaagaaaacaacaataaagaaaaatactttaaaccCTTACTACAATGAGTCATTCAGCTTTGAAGTGCCCTGTGAACAAATAGAGGTCCACACAATTCTACCTTTACACACACAACTCTGTCtatcagaaatgtcatttttgcgTCTATTTTCCTTGACAGAAGGTGCAGGTAGGAGTGACCGTGCTGGACTACGATAAGATCGGGAAGAATGACGCCATCGGGAAGGTGCTGCTTGGTTCGAACAGCAGCGGGACTGAGCAGCGCCACTGGTCCGACATGCTGGCAAACCCACGGAGGCCGATAGCGCAGTGGCACAGCCTCAAACCAGAAGACGAGGTCAACCTTCTCATTTCTAACAAGAAGTGACCCCCAGCAGGGAAAGCCAGGATTTACCTCAAGTTATTCCAAACGGATTTTCCTcgcttttctttatttccttcCATTCAAACACCAAGATACTTATAGGTTAAAGAACTTCTCATTAAGCTTATTCCCATAGATTATCAAAATGAATATTTCCGCCTTTTACCATCAGGAGATTCCTCTAATTCCTGCTTCCtttcattttataaacaaatatatatctAAATGTATTATGCAATAAAtccaataaatgtctttttaaataatgcaaGTCATTTTGTCTGTTTACTATGGAAAATTAACTGTTGTAAACACTGTTAGCCTGCAGAGGGagacaaaactaaaatattacagTCAACAttgtttcaattatttttgcttttaaagttcGCCCTGATAATTTTCATTTGCTATGAAACTAtgtcaaaataaacacaagaagtacatgttaaaacatcACAGTTTCATTAGATGCAAATtgatcaaatcttttttttgtcttttcgcaatttgtcacatttttcttatattttcattGTTTGGAGCTTTTTTATTCTCCTTTGATTCTAAAGTGACAGTGAGATAATAATGTCATCTTCTGCTACTtctaaaatattccaaaacaaGTCatggatttattaaaaaaagttttagttttcactaaaaaaataaaatatacattttgccaaaaagttagaaaaaaagcaCACGATAATATCAggccaataaaaacaatgaaataaaatgatctggagggcctgatATAATAACCCGGAGGGCCTGATACAAAAcggtttaaataaagaaatactctgaaatgcaataaagattacCAGAAAGGTTATTATAAGTATACTTTCATAAACTTGAAGTACACTAAAAGCATAccagaaggttttttttaagtatacttCCATAAACTTAAAGTAGacttaaagtaaactaaaagtatacTATAAAGTTTACTTATAATAAACTTAGAGTCAACTTAAAGTTTATTGCCAGTAAACTAGTAGTATACTAGAAAGTTTACTTTAAGTATACTTATAAGTATACTTTTATATACTAAACGCGGGCCAATTTAgtacaaaaaagtatatttggTATACTTCcagtatattttttaagtatacttggtatatactttttttatactttatacttttaaaaatatacttgaagtatacttatttttggtaagggcagttttcatttaaaattatttttaatgttgtttatcacaagaaaaatgcaacacgAACATgttaaagtcacactccaaccattttttttccttttgtaaaacagttcccagtgatcttttaattgttaatatgacgtttttagccaaaataaaaaaaaggctgtttttttctaagacaTTTTAGCTCATTAGAGaaaattctgggttgtgggcgggactatggTCTcggagaaaccccgcccctccCCGTCTCTGGGAACCCTGTATGCTCGCGCGCGAGTTTATTGCCTCAAGCTAGCATTGATAGCTCAAAAATAACGACTAACAACGTTGGAAATGcagtcgtacagtttttagTCAGACGCCAAGTCGAACGAGGAAAATGAATATCTGGTCGTGTACAAGCCAGGCAGCAGAATGGCGTGTGGAGtgagactttggcacgcccatttcagtaagTGCGTCATTAATGAGCTTTCCcgagcatccggttttctgattctactgatttgaattaagaaatactaaaaaaaaaaactctgttttaaacGTACATAATTATCATGTACTTCCTCTttaccatgagaaaaatgctacaaaaacatgtctaaaaGACGATTTTTATCAGTGGGTCTTTTAGCTATACTTTTATCTGAAgagctgattgttttttttttttttgttagttagtTTGATGATTAAAAACCTGACTGTCAGCATGTGTAAGTAgatatccattcattttctctccatttACATCCAACCTTaagtcccttttggggtcacaaggTCAATGGATTCTTTTCTGGCTGTGACCGTGGGGCAGTACACCCAGGTCCAAGGCATTTGCCAGTCCATCATTGGCCCACACAGAGCGAAAAAAGCACACACCTAAAATCACAACCAAGGAACCTTTTAGAGATGCCAGTTAACATATGGGAAGAGGCAATGCTTGAAGAAAATGGAGAGCATACAAACTCTaaacagaaaggtcccagccggggtTCAACCAGGGTCTTCTCGGCAAAAGTGCTAATCCCTACACTGCAGATTGTTTTTGGTTTaagaaataactttaaaaaatcatgaaatattATTCTTGAGAATAAAAgaagatttgttgttgttgctatttttaagaaagaatattttgtttatttcctcaAACTCGTTGAAAGCAGTGGCCCCGCTTCTTTCCCCACTCCCTCATGTGAACTGAACTGACTGAAGTCTCTCAGTAGATGATAGATAAGGGGGAAACCTCCTTGATTGGGGGACAGAGCCGCGGTCCCAGCCTCCTGGCTGACTGGGATGTTGGTGCGTCAGGGCGCGGAGAGGCTGCTCACCTGCTCACACAGGTGCAGCGGACAGACTGTTCATCTACTCCAGACGGACGCTGTCGTCAGCACGCACGCAGAGCGCGCCGTAAAGCAGACGTCCACCCGCCCGTCCTCCCGGGACAGTTGAAATGCACCGTTAACGCTTCGGTGGGACTTCCTGTCGGACTCTGAGATGAACGTCAAGTGGACAGTGGAAAGATTTCTTCTCATGTCCTTTTCAGTCTCCCACTTGCTGTTACTTGAGGGTGAGTCAGTTTTATCAAGCCAAAGTCGAATTATAAttagaattatttattttgctgcaaaATAGTTTATCCTGATTTATTAATTCATGTACAATTATAGTTTTTGTCTAAATAGATCATCACTAGATGATCTATTGATCATCAATagatcatcttcatcacttATAGGATTTCCATAGTTAAAATTTTGtgatgttaaattattttagaccatttaaataaagatgcaaccagaatttccctttttttgtttgtttgtttggtcaagactcactttttgttttttacttaggAGCTCAGAGTCACCTTTCACTGGCAGTGGGGAAATCACAGAGGTAATTAAAATTTTCAGTATGTCAGCTACATTTAAGGAACacattgtcatttatttttgtttattctcaTGCAAAATGATAGAATATTAATGATAAATGCAGACTTTGATTGTATGACATGGACAGTGAACAAAATGTGTGTGCGCTTGATTCTTTTGTGTGTGAAGCCTcagtaaaaagcagttttgagtCTCAATTCAAGTGGTGTAAAGTGCATTTAAGTCTCCCCTTTGACTGTTTCTTCCCACTAATGTGCATGTTTGTgggtgcgtgtgtgtgtgtgcgcgtagAAGGGCTAATGCACTTCGGAGGAAACGGGATCTCCTCGGGGAGGAGGTTTGTACACTACACCTAAGAGAACCAGAGTGAGGTCAGGGCACCCTCATGAGCACAACACCCTCTCTGGCACAAAGCTGTCTTTGTACACTCACTAAGACATAAGCTTTTCCCTCATTTACTTTTATCGTACGTTGCTGTTTTGAGGATGTTAAAGTCTAATAATGACTTCCAGAACTGCTATTAATCTCTactttttttggtgattttctAAGACATATAGACCATTGGTGTCAGAAGACACCCTATCACGCAACATTTTGCACAACTACACAGCTAGAGATGCATCTTCAGGTAAATATGCGACCAAATGAGTGATGCATGCAGGGAAACGTGAACGAGTGAAGGATCATCTTTTCCAGAGTATTGTGGTTGCCTCAATGGTGGCTGGTGTCAGGAGAGTGGCGTTTGTGACTGTGCTCAGTTCCAGGCTTTGGGAGATCGCTGCCAGATCAGTGAGTAACACGCTCATGCACATCTACTGATGGTCCTTTCATGTCTGCTGTGCTCTGTCTCCAACCCATGAAGCTGCTCCTTATGCTTTTAATTTCTCCAAACAATGAAGGTTACAAGAATCAGTGTCAGCAATCCGTCAGCAAACTTTAATTACCTCAAGATTAATTGACAcatcattattagttttctttGGTTTCTATCTGTTTTGGTTGATACACAACATTCCACCACCCACCTACATATTGACAGATTTGATCCCTCCAGGGGCAGCTATTAAGTCTTTTGCCCTCAGAAAGCAGGGTAAGGGCTGAGTGACGGAGTTTCTGGTTTCTACACATTCAACAGGCTTCTTATCAGGGTATCTCAGGTCACGCTGGTCTCATTTTAAGGAACTAAGTGACATCCAAAGGCCAAATGCAATAAAGTTCTTTCTAGAAACAGAAATGACACTGATGATCAGTTATGTTAGAAATACGAGATCAGACATTTTGGCTAAACAACCCGATTAGTGCGCAAACTCGCTAATAAGGTCACGAGATGCGATTCACTCTCACCGTGGCCCACTCCCTCAGATTCTGGGAAGCGTCTTAGGCCCCATCTTGGCAAAAGCAGCGATGGGGATTTCCAGTAACAAAGGGCTTTTAGAGCACTCAGGTATTCATTTTCCTCTGATCGGTTCAACgaatacaaaagaaataaacatcgTGACAGAACAAGATAAATGACGTGTCTTCTCTGTAATTtccaaaaaatgtcagtttctgATTGTTTGGCACCAAACTGAGACACTTTAAAGTccccttccaatgaaaatcctgttttttgagattttaggATTTatctgtagcatttttcttataaaagagaacaaatgtaataagaaatcatttcgtttttgcattttggaGTACTTCTCTTTAAATCACTGTCAGTCAAACTGTTGCAAACAAACTCTGTTTAAATTAATGATCTTCTTTACGTCACTACAGCTCTGCTGCACGTGcactaaacccctcatctggCCCGGCTAGCCTGTCTAgctcaggtgctggagaagagaagacggaatcttcccattgactgcagtcaaatgagccgccgttcacatttccgtggtcaaattagccgtcactggatttttgtgtgtgagTTTCTTAGGATACTTatgtagcaggactgagaacgctggaaaatctcagAGACTCCACGGAGTCTTTTTGAAATGTGAACGGCgactcatttgactgcagttgtaaaggattgtaaatcaataaaagagcattttaatgttagctttcattatctTCCCAAAGATTCTGCTTTGAGGAAACCAATGGATGGAATTTATTGgtcaacgtcaataaacataattagctactagagtctttggtgaactagaaggagaaagaatcagacttttggaggaagttcggtccacaaagctcttcacttccttgtTCGATCTGACATCCGTCTTTAAAACGATATGACTAgacattactgatattgctggacatttttatgtagcagcggtgaagatttatgctagcgagacacagaactatcataatcagaAAGAAttgggatcaggggcggggttGCTAAGCTCAGccccaaaagccacgccccctcagaggagattttggaaacagaggcatCAAATCAACATggaaaatttgactttaaagacatttagattgtaggattttggttaaaaacttcagaatTAAAACGctactgagaattttttttttttaataataataaaaaatatgtcatgggggactttaaccctttaacacctgaagcgtCACAGGTGTCACTTAAACACAAATTCCTTAGCATATTggaactttttaaccgttaacacgatcaatgtaattgcAGCGGATTCTGAAGGTGAAAAGTGGCGCGTgtcattgatcgtgttaacggttgaaaagtttgagtaaatcaaagaatatcaAAATCAAAGAATAATTGTCTCTTTTGGCTCTCAGTACCTAATCAGGGCCAAGACAGAGACGGGATCTGCAGGTCATGGGGCCAGCACCACTATGAAACTTTTGACGGCATCTACTTCTACTTCCCTGGAACCTGCTCTTATGTTCTGGCCCAGGACTGCCACTCAACCACACCTCAGTACACAGTTTGGGTGAGGCCAATCATAAAAGATCTCCATTTGATTATGTAGCGTTGAGATGAATTTACCCGTTTTATtgacctgtttgtttgtttgtatccATCAGGTTCATAACAGTAGGTCATGTGAGGACAGTGTGTATTCGTGTCCCAGAGCGCTCAGTCTTTTCTTCCCAAATGAGGAAGAGATTCACATCTCTGGGTATCAGGTCCATCAAGGAGGACGCAGGTGTGAAAGCAGAATTAAATTGGTGGATTTTAATGAGCGTGACTTCATCTCCCAGTTTATGATTGTGTCTGTTTCCTTGAAAAATCAGGCTAAGTTTGCCTCAGACTGTCGGCGGGGTGTTCATAGAGCGCCTGGCGGATTATCTGCTTGTGAAGAGTGTGTTCGGCTTCTCTTTGGCCTGGGACGGAAGCTCGGGGGTCTACTTGAAGATGAGCGAAGAACACCAGGGGGCTCCGTGTGGCCTGTGTGGGAATTTTAACCACATCCCTGGCGATGACCTCACCACCGCTCGGGGTATGGCCGGCCCCTGCTCCTCTTGTCCTTTCACCTACTCACCGCAATCATTGTTATTATACGGTCAGTGCTGATTATTTCCAGTTTTTGATCCCGCAGAGACCAAAGTGGAAGAAGTGAAGTACAGATTTCTCCCCGGATAGTCAGTCAGTAACATGACCTGTGGTTTACTGTGCGTTCAGGCAGAAAGCTGTTTGGTGGTGTGATGCTAAgctcaggaaaaaaagagtcaTTTACAAATGCTCTGGCTGCCAAACTGCCACTGTTTATTTCCCCCAGCCTGTTTACAATCTTACAAATATCTCTCCCAAGTTTTTGATGTAATAGATTTCCAATTCATGCTTTGAAGGTTGAACCAAACATCAAGAGAGTGTTTTAAAGTACTTTCTGGAAATATTTATCTTGTGTAAACCTTTTTCAgccttttgttttaatttctgagAGTGCCGATGTTTAATTTTCCCTGGCTGACTTTGTGTTCCAGGCATTCGAACAGATGAGCCAGCGGTGTTTGCTAACAGTTGGGCTGTGGACCTTCCTCACGAGCGAGCATGTCCTTCTGTAGATCTGGAATTCAACGGCCCCTGCCAATCTGAGTCGGACATGGATGTGAGAACTAACCTTCCTTTCTGTTGCTCTCAACATTTAGCCTCCTTTGTGACACTTTTGTTCGTTTTCATGAGATTAAACGCTGTCCTTAAAAGActattattgctatttttttatctttttttttgttaatatgtaCAGGACGCCATTGAAAAATGCAGCGCTCTTCTCTTCTTTCCCTTCCTGTCATGTCATGAAAACATTGATCCAAATCCCTTTGTTGCGAGCTGTGTCTCTGACCTCTGTGTGTAAGTCAAACAAACGACCTTTTTAGATTAGATTTGATTTATATtcacataaaaaagaacattctaGTACAACAAGATTAATCAAAACATAGAAAGTTAAAATATGTGATGGCATGTGatagaaactcttttttttttcaaacaccgATAGAACTTTacagaaagaaagtaaaaaaataatgaatataaacatctaaaacacaaaagtcaaCAATTTAATCATCCTGGTCAAATAATTATCCTCAAGTTTAGCTtaacaaacaattattttctcattacatttttaaatacacataTATTAATTATGTATTGTTCAACTATACTGATAGATTTTAAACAAGcttcagacttgttttttttttacttattactgcttttttaaataaacaaatgaatttaaCAACTTTGTGTCGTGGAACTGGAGAGACAATTGAAccagtgttttataaataaacagaagaagaaatattTGGCTTTATCTGTTATCATAAGAGGGAATTTGATCTTCCTTTATGAAATAACGTTGGAAACTGAGTTGACCTTTACCACGAATAGTCCTAACAGTAAAAGTAcgtgtttgaaaatgtattacCTGGAGAAAAGTGGGCCacttaaaccaaaaaaatgtattttgcaaaagtgaaattattttcaaaaagctAGGAAATGTACTCGCTCATATAATATTGTAATGAGAGAGCTGTGGATAAATTAAAGAATCGCAATGTTGATATAACTGAAGGGTGAACATAGTTTCTAATTCTTCTTGTCATACCCAtagattttgtaattttttgcaAACATCACCAGTTTGATTTCTCCAAAGACGTTTGTCATCTAATTGAATACCTAAATAACGGACAATTGAATCTTCGATTTGTTAATTTCGTTCAAATGctattaaattacttttttttttaattcagagatGACTTGAAACCAAGTAGAGTATTTTTCTAGGTCTGTGTGTAATTTTACATCAATTTATGCaagattatttataaaaagcaataaaggacctaaaatggatccttGAGGTACTCCATAATTGATTGTATTCCTTTTAGAGCCAAAACCAATGATTGACACATTGGGATCCTTTAGCAATATAATTTGACAGCCATTTATGGACATCTCCCTAAAAAACATATCTATATAATTAATCTAGCAATAATCCTTAATGCAGGGTATCAAATGCTATTTATAGTTCTATTGTCTGTTTAGCTGCTATGGTCTGCCTAATGTATTTGTGACTCGGTTTAGGTCTGATGATGAGGAAACATTTTGTCACGCTTTGGTTGAATACACCAGAGCTTGCTCACATGTTGGATATCCAGTCAGAGAGTGGAGAGACAGCTTCCCTTCATGCAGTAAGTTTCAGTTCTTTCAAGATCCCCAGAAAAATTCTTGTATTAAACTTTCTGTTCACACAACACAActgtcatttttgtatttttgtgtgtagaCGATGGCTGTGAAGAGAGTTTTGTGTACAGAGACTGTATCAGCTGCTGCCCACCCACCTGTACCTTTGAGAAAGAATGTCTAGGAACAAACCTGCATTGTTTGGATGGTTGTTACTGCCCCGATGGTGTgttattttacaacaaaataacattacttttcctgcattttattGTGCCAGTGTGATTGAACTTCTTTTGAGTTTCAGGCCTCATCTTACAAAACGGGACTTGCATCGCGGCCTCTCAGTGCCCCTGTGTTTACCATGGTACCTCGTACATACAAGGACAGGTGCTCCAGCAGGGTTGCAGTGTTTGGTGAGTGTGAGCTGCTGATGAATTTGTGCCGTTTGACGTGTCCGGCTGATTTGTGGCGCTTTTTAATTTTAGCGTGTGCATGGGAGGCGTTTGGAACTGCACTGAGAATAACTGCACAGGTGATAACCAAGAGTCTGTTAATACTGAAAAAGAAGGAAACGGCTcagaaaaatcaagtttttctttcgTCTGTTTCTTTATAGCCGAGTGCACAGTTGCAGGGGATGTGTTTGTGACCACGTTTGATGGCAGGATGTTTCTCCAGCCCGGGGCGTGTCAGTATGTGCTGGCAAAGAGCCGCAGCAGCAACAGATTTACCGTCACATTGCAGTATACAACATGTTCAGAGGTATAACATGCACACGTCATGTAAATCTGAGGCGTTATACATGTGTGCAATATCACTTCTATCAACATAAATTCCCTTCTAGCTTTAACTAAGTAAAAGGGGTATCACATGTTATTTCTTGTCTTTAAGCCACACTTCCCCCGATTACTACAGACTGTTTGCACTGTAACACTCAGGTTTGCTCTGAACACGTCAAACACTTGACATGAAAAATGGAGCTTTGGTCTCGTCTGACAAAATTATGCGCTTTTCAAACAAATCAGGGGCTTTTATGCTCTTCATCAGTTTAATCAACTGCTTTGTTCTCATGATGATTGCTAATATGGTGTTCTGTTCTGACTCTGCAAGAGGTTTGCTAAATATAGAGGCTGCTTAAATAGTCCACTACAACTCTGATTAGTGGTATTAGAGCTCTATCTTTATCATCTTGTTTATGCTGGAATTTTGACTCTAGTGATATTTTTAGGTCCTTGAAACCCCGatttcttgtcattttcttcagaaagccccccaaaaatgaatttatttaatttctaaattGAAAAGGGGAAGATTAATAAGCTTTTACAACTGTTAATTTCTTAGATAAAATGCCAAAGTTCTGTAAACATCAATTAAAGATGCATTTAGACAAATTTTTCTCAACATAtctacagttttaatgtttgtaattttatcaaacttttaattattatagTGATATTTAACAAACACACTAAAGGCTGATTCTTGCTTCTTTTTTGGTGCAAGTAAGTCATGAGAATGAGGGAAGAAATCaaatttgaatataaaataataaaataacatgatGTCAATTAAAGCCAATCAGACAGCATATAATAATTTCGCTTAAGTCCAgttctgtaacaaaaaaaagtctgcagtaTATAAaggccgaatccgaattcttcccccataataatccttcaatatttgaaaaGATCCAAATTTCATttaagcagatattattctaacggtTTCTATTTTgattgatgttatttgcacgtgttttaagttatttttatacTTGTTTATCTTGCAGGGGTCAGATATaattatgagcaaaaacaaatggGAGCTACATCAGAAAATAACCAAcagtaattagtttttttttattgtaagacacgttgaaattgtcttacttaagctcttttttttgtggttttgtgaacACGAAAATGTAAGTAACTTTAACTGgaaagaaaagatcttctgcagtcAAAGCTAGCTCTAGCATTAGcagattaaaaagaataaaagtcttAATTACCTTCAtgatcaaacaagcagcattcaatgaagtaccTGGAACCTTTGTCTATTGTTAATGGCTCAACAACCACACACAAATTGCCCTTTTAGGGTTCTAAACTCAGTTTTTAATTTCCATGTATAACCGAGATTCTGCGCATTTTCATAAAGTTTGTAgagacaaacaacaaaaatgtatttaatttagataaTCATCCTTTGtatttctgcagcagcaggtgtGTATTCAGTCAGTAACAGTGGTGTTGGATGAAGATGTGAGTCATCAGATCACCCTGACAAGAGAGGGGGATGTCATAATCGGTGTGAACCAAGCCCCCGCCCTGCCCTACATCGATGGTAGAGTTTACTAAATTGTTAACTTCATttgactgtttgttttttttggtgatcttcagaataagctcattcataggatttttttgtgactCTCTAGATGCGGTTGAGGTGCGCAGGCTAACGTCTGTGTTCACACAGCTGAAGGCGGGCATCGGGTTGAGGTTGCACTACGACGCTCGAGGGGGCCGTCTGTATTTGCAGCTCGACAGCCACTGGCACGGACATACTTTGGGGCTTTGCGGGACCTTCAATGGCAATC includes these proteins:
- the syt1b gene encoding synaptotagmin-1b produces the protein MNHQAARSNASSPSVESKPTTPPGRNQHGSQNPSKFMHELQTIHKPSWTAAALCVVSLCVILSCVICVWKKCVKKKDKDKEKEKKKGKEKSKGGFDTEMDGSYNEPLKEELKKETALSENELKEDEKLGRLHFTLDYNFTENTLVVGVLEASELPAMDVGGSSDPYVKLYLLPDKKKKFETKVHRKTLEPTFNETFTFKVPYAEMGGRTLVMTVYDFDRFSKHDAIGAVKIPMSSVDFSQSLQEWRDLQKAEKEESERLGDICLSLRYVPTAGKLTVVILEAKNLKKMDVGGLSDPYVKIHLMQNGKRLKKKKTTIKKNTLNPYYNESFSFEVPCEQIEKVQVGVTVLDYDKIGKNDAIGKVLLGSNSSGTEQRHWSDMLANPRRPIAQWHSLKPEDEVNLLISNKK